The proteins below are encoded in one region of Coffea arabica cultivar ET-39 chromosome 4c, Coffea Arabica ET-39 HiFi, whole genome shotgun sequence:
- the LOC113739874 gene encoding probable cyclic nucleotide-gated ion channel 5 yields MFSNYKAQFMGGKKEKFVRLDDLDSNLSFKADMPGKTRIGFSLEGLTGASRSSNKPSKSFRVGMKRGSEGIITLGRSLKSGVSRAVFPEDLKVSGRKIFDPQDKSLLFWNKLLVCSCTLAVSIDPLFLYLPVFRSKEMCLHIDNSLAHTTTTLRTLVDAFYLIRMVLQFRTAYIAPSSRVFGRGELVIDPKQIAKRYTHRYFIVDLLSVLPLPQIVVWRFLHRAKGSDVLATKQALVFIVFLQYIPRFLRFLPLMSELKKTAGVFAESAWAGAVYYLLWFLLSSHIVGAFWYLLAVERRDACWEEACQDSDMCKANANLLYCASERPSNSNWENVTQTVLGSRCAINDTYSAFDYGIYANALTSGVVESEYFISKYFYCLWWGLQNLSTLGQGLETSTYPGEVIFSIAIAIFGLILFALLIGNMQTYLQSMTVRLEEMRIKRRDSEQWMHHRVLPPELRERVRRYDQYKWMETRGVDEESLVQSLPKDLRRDIKRHLCLNLVRRVPLFANMDERLLDAICERLKPSLCTENTYIVREGDPVDEMLFIIRGRLESVTTDGGRSGFFNRGLLKQGDFCGEELLTWALDPKAGSNLPPSTRTVKALTEVEAFALIADEVKYITSQFRRIHSRQVQHTFRFYSQQWRTWAATFIQAAWRRYSRRKHMEIRRLEDEAAEDAEYESNSGPSSSFGAAMYASRFAANALRGVHRIRSSRLIKPQKPPEPDFEAGL; encoded by the exons ACTGACTGGTGCCAGTCGTTCTTCCAACAAACCATCAAAATCATTTAGGGTAGGGATGAAAAGAGGATCCGAGGGTATTATTACCTTGGGCAGATCACTAAAATCTGGAGTCAGCCGTGCTGTGTTCCCAGAAGATCTTAAAGTTTCTGGGAGAAAAATTTTTGATCCTCAAGACAAGTCTCTCTTATTCTGGAACAAACTTTTGGTTTGTTCCTGCACCCTTGCAGTATCAATAGATCCTCTGTTTCTGTATCTTCCAGTTTTCCGGAGTAAAGAGATGTGCCTTCACATAGATAACAGTTTAGCTCACACAACTACAACTCTTCGGACATTAGTAGATGCATTTTACCTTATTCGCATGGTTCTGCAGTTCCGGACAGCTTACATTGCACCATCATCCCGAGTGTTTGGCCGTGGTGAACTTGTGATAGATCCTAAACAAATTGCAAAAAGATACACACATCGTTATTTTATAGTAGATCTTCTCTCTGTGCTACCTCTACCACAG ATTGTTGTGTGGAGATTTCTTCATAGGGCAAAAGGTTCAGATGTCTTGGCAACAAAACAAGCATTAGTATTCATTGTGTTTCTCCAATATATCCCCAGGTTTTTGCGGTTTTTACCACTGATGTCAGAGTTGAAAAAAACAGCTGGAGTTTTTGCAGAAAGTGCTTGGGCTGGTGCCGTATACTATCTGCTGTGGTTTTTGCTTTCTAGCCAT ATTGTTGGGGCCTTTTGGTACCTATTAGCTGTGGAACGCAGAGATGCATGCTGGGAGGAAGCCTGTCAAGACAGTGATATGTGCAAAGCTAATGCTAATCTTCTCTATTGTGCAAGTGAGAGACCAAGTAATTCAAATTGGGAAAACGTCACCCAGACAGTTCTCGGTTCTCGCTGTGCTATTAATGATACATATTCAGCATTTGATTATGGGATTTATGCAAATGCTTTAACATCTGGAGTTGTTGAATCCGAATATTTTATCTCTAAATACTTTTACTGTTTATGGTGGGGCCTCCAGAATTTGAG TACACTTGGTCAGGGGCTTGAAACCAGTACTTATCCTGGAGAGGTCATATTCTCCATAGCGATTGCAATTTTTGGTCTCATTTTGTTTGCTCTTCTCATCGGTAACATGCAG ACTTATCTTCAATCTATGACTGTTCGGCTTGAGGAGATGAGAATTAAAAGACGTGACTCTGAGCAGTGGATGCATCATAGAGTGCTTCCCCCTGAACTAAGAGAAAGAGTTCGGCGCTATGATCAGTACAAATGGATGGAAACAAGAGGAGTAGATGAAGAGAGCTTGGTCCAGAGTCTGCCAAAAGATCTCAGGAGGGATATCAAGCGGCATCTCTGTTTGAATTTGGTCAGAAGA GTTCCTTTATTTGCCAATATGGATGAGAGGTTGCTTGATGCAATCTGTGAGAGACTtaaaccaagtttatgcacagAAAATACATACATTGTCCGAGAAGGGGATCCAGTAGACGAGATGTTGTTTATAATCCGTGGTCGCCTGGAGAGCGTAACAACAGATGGTGGGAGAAGTGGATTTTTCAATCGAGGTCTTTTGAAACAAGGTGACTTTTGTGGGGAGGAGCTCCTCACTTGGGCATTGGATCCTAAAGCTGGTTCCAACTTACCACCATCTACTCGTACTGTCAAGGCTTTAACAGAAGTGGAGGCGTTTGCCTTGATAGCAGATGAAGTGAAATACATTACCAGTCAGTTCAGGCGCATTCATAGTCGACAAGTGCAGCATACCTTCCGTTTTTACTCACAGCAGTGGAGAACTTGGGCCGCCACCTTCATCCAGGCTGCATGGAGGCGCTATTCAAGGAGGAAGCACATGGAAATTCGTCGCCTTGAAGATGAAGCCGCAGAAGATGCAGAATATGAATCCAACTCAGGCCCATCATCCAGCTTTGGAGCTGCGATGTACGCCTCAAGATTTGCCGCCAACGCTTTGCGTGGTGTTCACAGGATTCGTAGCTCCAGGTTGATAAAGCCGCAAAAGCCCCCCGAACCTGACTTTGAAGCTGGTTTATAA